The following are from one region of the Sorghum bicolor cultivar BTx623 chromosome 2, Sorghum_bicolor_NCBIv3, whole genome shotgun sequence genome:
- the LOC8054460 gene encoding phospholipase D delta isoform X1, with protein sequence MGKHSAESGVSMLLHGDLDLQIIEAKCLPNMDLMTERMRKCFTGYGACSTDCGKSENAHPDMRKIITSDPYVSVCLSGATVAQTRVIPNSENPKWDEHFYVQVAHSVSRIEFLVKDNDVFGAELIGVATIPVEHITPGDMVGGWFPISGQYSNPMKPSPELHLNIQYKPIDMNPLYKDGVGADGPQSVGVPNAYFPLRKGGRVTLYQDAHVPDNFQPQIEIDGGRTYEQNKCWEDICHAIIEAHHLIYIVGWSLYHPVKLVRESTKPVPNGNPVTIGEILKRKVQEGVRVIVLLWDDKTSHDKFLLKTDGLMHTHDEEARKYFRHSGVHCVLSPRYASNKLSIFKQQVVGTLFTHHQKCVIVDTQATGNNRKITAFIGGLDLCDGRYDTPEHRLFKDLDTIFKDDFHNPTFPVNKHGPRQPWHDLHCKIEGPAAYDILTNFEQRWRKSAKWKVSVRRAVSWHHDTLVKIDRMSWIVSPTADELNAHVVEEKDPENWHVQVFRSIDSGSVKGFPKLVQEAESQNLVCAKNLQIDKSIHNAYVKAIRSAQHFVYIENQYFIGSSYYWSAHRSAGAENLIPIELAIKIARKIKAKERFAAYIVIPMWPEGNPTTAAMQEILYWQGHTMSMMYKIVADALRKEGLHESHPQEYLNFYCLGKREGSNEVSSTSNSNENSALRLAQKFRRFMIYVHSKGMIVDDEYVLIGSANINQRSMDGSRDTEIAMGAYQPHYSWAGSGSPPKGQVYGYRMSLWAEHLGTVEECFRRPESEECVQLVNQMADDNWASYVSPQMVDMKGHLMKYPVKVEQDGRVGPLPGQESFPDVGGKVLGTHSSLPNALTT encoded by the exons ATGGGGAAGCACTCAGCTGAATCTGGGGTTAGTATGCTGTTGCATGGAGACTTGGATTTACAAATAATTGAAGCAAAATGTCTCCCCAATATGGATCTCATGACAGAAAGGATGCGAAAATGCTTTACTGGGTATGGAGCTTGCAGCACTGATTGTGGGAAGTCGGAGAACGCCCACCCAGACATGAGGAAGATCATTACTAGTGATCCATATGTTTCAGTTTGTCTTTCAGGAGCTACGGTGGCACAAACTCGAGTCATTCCCAACTCGGAGAACCCTAAATGGGATGAGCACTTCTATGTTCAAGTTGCTCATTCAGTTAGCAGAATTGAGTTTCTTGTAAAGGACAACGATGTTTTTGGGGCAGAGCTTATTGGTGTGGCTACAATACCAGTTGAGCACATCACACCAGGTGATATGGTCGGTGGTTGGTTTCCAATTTCTGGTCAGTACAGTAATCCTATGAAGCCATCTCCTGAGCTGCATTTAAATATCCAGTATAAGCCAATCGACATGAACCCACTATACAAGGATGGAGTTGGTGCCGATGGCCCTCAGAGTGTTGGTGTCCCTAATGCTTATTTCCCTCTTAGGAAGGGTGGTAGGGTCACACTGTATCAAGATGCTCATGTTCCTGACAATTTTCAACCTCAGATTGAGATAGATGGTGGGAGGACATATGAACAAAACAAATGCTGGGAAGATATTTGTCATGCAATCATTGAGGCTCATCACCTTATCTACATAGTCGGCTGGTCCTTGTATCACCCTGTGAAGCTTGTAAGGGAGTCAACAAAACCTGTTCCCAATGGAAACCCTGTCACCATTGGGGAAATTTTGAAGCGCAAAGTTCAAGAAGGAGTCCGTGTTATAGTGTTGCTTTGGGATGACAAAACATCACATGACAAATTTCTCTTAAAAACA GATGGTCTCATGCATACACATGATGAAGAAGCTCGAAAATATTTCAGGCATTCAGGTGTCCATTGTGTGCTGTCTCCTCGCTATGCtagcaacaaacttagcattttCAAGCAGCAG GTTGTAGGAACTTTATTTACACACCATCAGAAATGTGTCATTGTAGACACGCAAGCCACAGGAAACAATCGAAAAATAACTGCTTTTATTGGTGGTCTAGACTTGTGTGATGGCAGATATGATACACCTGAACACAGGCTTTTCAAGGATTTAGATACTATTTTCAAGGACGATTTCCACAACCCCACATTCCCT GTTAATAAGCATGGACCCAGACAGCCATGGCATGATTTACATTGTAAAATCGAGGGTCCTGCTGCATATGATATACTTACAAACTTTGAACAGAGATGGAGAAAATCTGCAAAATGGAAAGTCAGTGTCAGAAGAGCTGTGAGTTGGCATCATGATACATTGGTAAAAATTGATAGGATGTCATGGATTGTTTCCCCCACTGCAGATGAATTAAATGCACATGTTGTTGAAGAAAAGGATCCTGAAAACTGGCATGTACAG GTTTTCCGATCAATTGATTCAGGATCTGTAAAAGGATTCCCAAAACTTGTTCAAGAGGCTGAATCCCAG AATCTTGTCTGTGCAAAGAATCTGCAGATAGACAAAAGCATACACAATGCATATGTTAAAGCGATCAGATCTGCGCAGCACTTTGTCTATATTGAAAATCAGTACTTTATTGGGTCTTCATACTACTGGTCTGCACACCGAAGTGCAG GTGCTGAGAACCTAATACCAATTGAATTGGCCATAAAGATTGCAAGAAAGATTAAGGCAAAGGAAAGGTTTGCAGCATACATTGTTATACCGATGTGGCCCGAAGGCAATCCGACAACTGCTGCTATGCAGGAGATACTCTATTGGCAG GGGCATACCATGTCCATGATGTACAAGATCGTCGCAGATGCTCTACGAAAGGAGGGTCTACATGAAAGCCATCCACAGGAGTACCTGAACTTCTATTGCCTTGGCAAGCGTGAAGGTTCCAATGAAGTTTCGTCGACAAGCAATTCCAATGAGAACTCTGCACTA CGTTTGGCCCAGAAGTTCAGGAGGTTCATGATCTATGTGCACTCAAAAGGGATGATTGTTGACGATGAGTATGTTCTCATCGGATCAGCCAACATAAACCAGAGGTCCATGGATGGCTCACGGGACACAGAGATCGCCATGGGTGCGTACCAGCCTCACTACAGCTGGGCTGGAAGCGGTAGCCCTCCAAAAGGACAG GTGTATGGGTACAGGATGTCTCTTTGGGCGGAGCACCTGGGCACAGTGGAGGAGTGCTTCCGCCGGCCGGAGTCTGAGGAGTGCGTGCAGCTGGTGAACCAGATGGCAGATGATAACTGGGCGTCCTATGTCTCGCCGCAGATGGTGGATATGAAGGGCCACCTCATGAAGTACCCCGTGAAGGTTGAACAGGATGGGAGGGTGGGACCGCTGCCTGGACAGGAGAGCTTCCCTGATGTCGGCGGTAAGGTGCTGGGCACGCACTCGTCGCTCCCCAATGCGCTGACGACGTGA
- the LOC8054460 gene encoding phospholipase D delta isoform X2 — protein MQDGLMHTHDEEARKYFRHSGVHCVLSPRYASNKLSIFKQQVVGTLFTHHQKCVIVDTQATGNNRKITAFIGGLDLCDGRYDTPEHRLFKDLDTIFKDDFHNPTFPVNKHGPRQPWHDLHCKIEGPAAYDILTNFEQRWRKSAKWKVSVRRAVSWHHDTLVKIDRMSWIVSPTADELNAHVVEEKDPENWHVQVFRSIDSGSVKGFPKLVQEAESQNLVCAKNLQIDKSIHNAYVKAIRSAQHFVYIENQYFIGSSYYWSAHRSAGAENLIPIELAIKIARKIKAKERFAAYIVIPMWPEGNPTTAAMQEILYWQGHTMSMMYKIVADALRKEGLHESHPQEYLNFYCLGKREGSNEVSSTSNSNENSALRLAQKFRRFMIYVHSKGMIVDDEYVLIGSANINQRSMDGSRDTEIAMGAYQPHYSWAGSGSPPKGQVYGYRMSLWAEHLGTVEECFRRPESEECVQLVNQMADDNWASYVSPQMVDMKGHLMKYPVKVEQDGRVGPLPGQESFPDVGGKVLGTHSSLPNALTT, from the exons ATGCAGGATGGTCTCATGCATACACATGATGAAGAAGCTCGAAAATATTTCAGGCATTCAGGTGTCCATTGTGTGCTGTCTCCTCGCTATGCtagcaacaaacttagcattttCAAGCAGCAG GTTGTAGGAACTTTATTTACACACCATCAGAAATGTGTCATTGTAGACACGCAAGCCACAGGAAACAATCGAAAAATAACTGCTTTTATTGGTGGTCTAGACTTGTGTGATGGCAGATATGATACACCTGAACACAGGCTTTTCAAGGATTTAGATACTATTTTCAAGGACGATTTCCACAACCCCACATTCCCT GTTAATAAGCATGGACCCAGACAGCCATGGCATGATTTACATTGTAAAATCGAGGGTCCTGCTGCATATGATATACTTACAAACTTTGAACAGAGATGGAGAAAATCTGCAAAATGGAAAGTCAGTGTCAGAAGAGCTGTGAGTTGGCATCATGATACATTGGTAAAAATTGATAGGATGTCATGGATTGTTTCCCCCACTGCAGATGAATTAAATGCACATGTTGTTGAAGAAAAGGATCCTGAAAACTGGCATGTACAG GTTTTCCGATCAATTGATTCAGGATCTGTAAAAGGATTCCCAAAACTTGTTCAAGAGGCTGAATCCCAG AATCTTGTCTGTGCAAAGAATCTGCAGATAGACAAAAGCATACACAATGCATATGTTAAAGCGATCAGATCTGCGCAGCACTTTGTCTATATTGAAAATCAGTACTTTATTGGGTCTTCATACTACTGGTCTGCACACCGAAGTGCAG GTGCTGAGAACCTAATACCAATTGAATTGGCCATAAAGATTGCAAGAAAGATTAAGGCAAAGGAAAGGTTTGCAGCATACATTGTTATACCGATGTGGCCCGAAGGCAATCCGACAACTGCTGCTATGCAGGAGATACTCTATTGGCAG GGGCATACCATGTCCATGATGTACAAGATCGTCGCAGATGCTCTACGAAAGGAGGGTCTACATGAAAGCCATCCACAGGAGTACCTGAACTTCTATTGCCTTGGCAAGCGTGAAGGTTCCAATGAAGTTTCGTCGACAAGCAATTCCAATGAGAACTCTGCACTA CGTTTGGCCCAGAAGTTCAGGAGGTTCATGATCTATGTGCACTCAAAAGGGATGATTGTTGACGATGAGTATGTTCTCATCGGATCAGCCAACATAAACCAGAGGTCCATGGATGGCTCACGGGACACAGAGATCGCCATGGGTGCGTACCAGCCTCACTACAGCTGGGCTGGAAGCGGTAGCCCTCCAAAAGGACAG GTGTATGGGTACAGGATGTCTCTTTGGGCGGAGCACCTGGGCACAGTGGAGGAGTGCTTCCGCCGGCCGGAGTCTGAGGAGTGCGTGCAGCTGGTGAACCAGATGGCAGATGATAACTGGGCGTCCTATGTCTCGCCGCAGATGGTGGATATGAAGGGCCACCTCATGAAGTACCCCGTGAAGGTTGAACAGGATGGGAGGGTGGGACCGCTGCCTGGACAGGAGAGCTTCCCTGATGTCGGCGGTAAGGTGCTGGGCACGCACTCGTCGCTCCCCAATGCGCTGACGACGTGA